One part of the Marmota flaviventris isolate mMarFla1 chromosome 4, mMarFla1.hap1, whole genome shotgun sequence genome encodes these proteins:
- the Znf32 gene encoding zinc finger protein 32 isoform X1, producing the protein MFGFPTATLLDCHGRYAQNVAFFNVMTEAHHKYDHSEATGSSSWDFQNSFRREKLEQKSPDSKTLPEDSPGVRQKVYECQECGKSFRQKGSLTLHERIHTGQKPFECTHCGKSFRAKGNLVTHQRIHTGEKPYQCKECGKSFSQRGSLAVHERLHTGQKPYECAICQRSFRNQSNLAVHRRVHSGEKPYRCDQCGKAFSQKGSLIVHIRVHTGLKPYACTQCRKSFHTRGNCILHGKIHTGETPYLCGQCGKSFTQRGSLAVHQRSCSQRLTL; encoded by the exons ATGTTTGGATTTCCAACAGCTACCCTGCTGGACTGTCATGGAAGATATGCCCAGAATGTAGCATTTTTCA ATGTGATGACAGAAGCTCACCACAAATATGATCACTCTGAGGCCACAGGATCCTCAAGCTGGGATTTCCAGAATTCTTTCAGAAGAGAGAAGCTGGAACAAAAATCCCCAGATTCTAAGACACTACCGGAAGATTCACCTGGGGTGAGACAGAAGGTCTATGAGTGCCAAGAATGTGGAAAGTCCTTCAGGCAAAAAGGTAGTCTAACATTACATGAGAGAATTCACACTGGTCAGAAGCCCTTTGAGTGTACCCATTGTGGAAAAAGCTTCAGGGCCAAAGGCAATCTTGTTACACATCAGCGAATACACACGGGAGAGAAGCCTTATCAGTGCAAGGAGTGTGGGAAAAGCTTTAGTCAGCGTGGTAGTCTGGCCGTCCATGAGAGACTCCACACTGGACAGAAACCCTATGAGTGTGCCATTTGTCAAAGAAGCTTCAGGAATCAAAGTAACCTTGCTGTTCACCGAAGAGTTCACAGTGGTGAGAAGCCCTATAGATGTGATCAGTGTGGAAAAGCTTTCAGTCAGAAAGGAAGCTTAATTGTTCACATTAGAGTCCACACAGGTCTAAAACCCTATGCCTGTACCCAGTGCAGGAAGAGTTTCCACACCAGGGGGAATTGTATTCTGCATGGCAAAATCCACACAGGAGAGACACCCTATCTGTGTGGTCAATGTGGAAAAAGCTTCACTCAGAGAGGAAGTCTGGCTGTGCACCAGAGAAGCTGCTCACAAAGGCTCACCCTTTGA
- the Znf32 gene encoding zinc finger protein 32 isoform X2 — protein sequence MTEAHHKYDHSEATGSSSWDFQNSFRREKLEQKSPDSKTLPEDSPGVRQKVYECQECGKSFRQKGSLTLHERIHTGQKPFECTHCGKSFRAKGNLVTHQRIHTGEKPYQCKECGKSFSQRGSLAVHERLHTGQKPYECAICQRSFRNQSNLAVHRRVHSGEKPYRCDQCGKAFSQKGSLIVHIRVHTGLKPYACTQCRKSFHTRGNCILHGKIHTGETPYLCGQCGKSFTQRGSLAVHQRSCSQRLTL from the coding sequence ATGACAGAAGCTCACCACAAATATGATCACTCTGAGGCCACAGGATCCTCAAGCTGGGATTTCCAGAATTCTTTCAGAAGAGAGAAGCTGGAACAAAAATCCCCAGATTCTAAGACACTACCGGAAGATTCACCTGGGGTGAGACAGAAGGTCTATGAGTGCCAAGAATGTGGAAAGTCCTTCAGGCAAAAAGGTAGTCTAACATTACATGAGAGAATTCACACTGGTCAGAAGCCCTTTGAGTGTACCCATTGTGGAAAAAGCTTCAGGGCCAAAGGCAATCTTGTTACACATCAGCGAATACACACGGGAGAGAAGCCTTATCAGTGCAAGGAGTGTGGGAAAAGCTTTAGTCAGCGTGGTAGTCTGGCCGTCCATGAGAGACTCCACACTGGACAGAAACCCTATGAGTGTGCCATTTGTCAAAGAAGCTTCAGGAATCAAAGTAACCTTGCTGTTCACCGAAGAGTTCACAGTGGTGAGAAGCCCTATAGATGTGATCAGTGTGGAAAAGCTTTCAGTCAGAAAGGAAGCTTAATTGTTCACATTAGAGTCCACACAGGTCTAAAACCCTATGCCTGTACCCAGTGCAGGAAGAGTTTCCACACCAGGGGGAATTGTATTCTGCATGGCAAAATCCACACAGGAGAGACACCCTATCTGTGTGGTCAATGTGGAAAAAGCTTCACTCAGAGAGGAAGTCTGGCTGTGCACCAGAGAAGCTGCTCACAAAGGCTCACCCTTTGA